The genomic region CAACGCCTCGGTCGAGGACAAGGACGTCATCTACCACGGCTATTACGACATCGGCGTCGCCGTTTCCTCGCCGCGCGGGCTGGTGGTACCGATCATCCGCGACGCCGACCGCATCGGCATGGCCGAGATCGAGCGCCGCATCGCCGCCTATGCCGACAAGGCGAAGGCCGGCACGCTGGCGCTGGAGGAGATCAGCGGCGGCACCTTCACCATCACCAACGGCGGCGTGTTCGGCTCGCTGCTGTCAACGCCGATCATCAACCCGCCCCAGAGCGCCATCCTCGGCATGCACAAGATCCAGGAGCGCCCGGTGGTGGAGGAGGGCGCCATCGTCGCGCGCCCGATGATGTACGTCGCGCTGTCCTACGACCACCGCCTGATCGACGGCCGCGACGCCGTGCAGTTCCTCGTCACCGTCAAGGAGGCGCTGGAGGATCCGGCGCGGATGCTGCTGGAGGTATAGGTTGGGGACGGATTACGCCAAAGCATGGGGACAGATTTCAAATCTGTCCCCGTTTTTCCCATACCGGGGACGGATTTCAAATCCGTCCCCATACCGGCTAATCAAGGGGACAGATTTATAAATCTGCCCCCTTACTCAGGAGTCGACATGAAAGACCGTTATGATGTCATCGTGATCGGCGCCGGGCCGGCGGGTTACGTGGCCGCGATCCGCGCCGCGCAGCTCGGCAAGTCGGTCGCCTGCGTCGACGACTGGACCAATCCGGCGGGCGAGAGCGCGCTCGGCGGCACCTGCCTCAACGCCGGCTGCATCCCGTCCAAGGTGCTGCTCGAGGCCTCGGAGGTCTACGACAAGGCGCGCCATGAATTCGCGGACTACGGCGTCCGCGTCGAGGGCATCGGGCTCGACCTCGAGGCGATGATGGCGCGCAAGGACCGCGTCGTCTCCGAACTCACGCGCGGCATCGCAAGCCTGTTCGAGGCCAACGGCATCCAGCGCATCGAGGGGCGCGGCAAGCTGCTGTCCGGCTGCCGCGTGGAGGTTACGTCCCTGCGTCTGAACGTCGCGGTCGTGCTCGAGGCCGAATACGTCATCCTGGCGGCCGGATCGAAGCCCGCCCGGCTCGCCGTCGCACCCTTGCACGAAGACCTCATCGTCGATTCCACCGGCGCGCTCGCATTCGCATCCGTGCCGAAACGCCTCGGCGTCATCGGCGCCGGCGTCATCGGACTCGAACTCGGCGCCGTCTGGCGCCGCCTCGGTTCCGAGGTGATATTGCTCGAGGCGCAGCCGGACTTCCTGTCGATGTGCGACCGCCAGATCGCGCAGGAGGCCCTGCGCCAGTACCGCAAACAGGGGCTGGACATCCGCCTCGGCGCGCGCGTGACCGCGTGCGCGCTCGAGGGCGGACGGGTCGATATCGACTACCAGGATGGCGAGGGCGAACATCGCGAAGTGGTGGACCGGCTGATCGTCGCCGTCGGCCGCCAGCCGAACACCGACGGCCTGTGCGCGCCCGACGCCGGCCTGCTGCTCGACAACGGCGGCTTCGTCCACGTCGACGAACAGTGCCGCACCAACCTGCCCGGCGTCTACGCCATCGGCGACCTCGTGCGCGGACCGATGCTCGCGCACAAGGGCTCGGAGGAGGGCATCATGGTCGCGGAGCTGATCGCCGGCCACAGGGCGCAGGTCAATTACGCGACGATCCCGTCGGTGATCTACACCCGCCCCGAGATCGCCTGGGCCGGACTGACCGAACAGGCCCTGAAGGCGGCGGACCGGCCGTATCGCGCCGGGGTGTTTCCCTTCGCCGCCAACGGCCGTGCCCGCGCGCTCGGCGAGACCGGCGGGTTCATCAAGGTGCTGGCGGACGCCGCCACCGACCGCATCCTCGGCGTCCACATGATCGGCGCGCACTGCTCCGAACTGCTCGCCGGCGCCGTCATCGCGATGGAATTCGGCGCCAGCAGCGAAGACCTCGCCGCCACCATGTTCGCCCACCCGACCCTGTCCGAGGCGCTGCACGAGGCGGCGCTGGATGTCGGCGGGCTGGCGATCCACCGCGCGTCACCCCGGAAGGTTAGGCGTGAAGAGTGAGGTGTGAGGAGTAAGGGGAGGAGAAAGGAGTCGGGGACCGGGAGTCAGGGACAGATTTATCGGGAGTCGGGGACAGATTTATAAATCTGAGAAGTAAGGGGACAGATTTCAAATCTGTCCCCACCACCCACTTCAAGAGGGGACGGATTTCACAATCCGTCCCCGCGTTTAAACCACGTCGCCACAGTTCGGGGACGGACTTCCAGTCCGTCCCCTTTTGCCGTTACGCCTCACCCCTCACGCCTCACTCCTCACCGTGTTTTATGCTATCGTACGGCCTTTATGGCAGCATTACGGAAGTCATGAACCTCCACGAATTTCAGGCCAAGGCCCTGCTGGCCGAGTACGGCGTCGCCGTGCCCGCGCATCGCGTCGTCTCGCAGGCGGATGAAGCGAAGGCCGCACTCGACGCGCTCGGCGGCTCCGACTGGGTCGTCAAGGCGCAGGTGCACGCCGGCGGACGCGGCAAGGCCGGCGGAGTCAAACGGGTGCGCAGCCGCGAGGAAGCGATCACGGCGATCCGCGCACTGCTCGGCACGCGCCTAGTCACGTACCAGACCAATGCCGACGGCCAGCCGGTCAACGAGATCCTGATCGAGAAGCCCTCCGCCGTCGCGCGCGAGCTCTACCTCGGCATGGTCGTCGACCGCGCGCAGCGCAAGGCGGTGCTGATGGCCTCGACCGAGGGCGGCGTCGATATCGAAACAGTCGCAGCGAATTCCCCGGACAAGATCCTGCGCGCGGCCATCCATCCGCTGGTCGGCCTGCAGCCCTATCAGTGCCGCGAGCTCGCCTTCGGGCTCGGCCTGAACGGCGAGCAGATGAAGCAGTTCCAGACCATCGCGATGGGACTCGCGCGGATGTTCCGCGAGCGCGACCTCTCACTGCTCGAGATCAATCCGCTGGCCGTCACCGATGCCGGCGATCTGCTGTGCCTCGACGCCAAGATCAACGTCGACGACAACGCGCTCTACCGCCAGAAGCCGCTCGCCGCGCAGCGCGACCTGCGCCAGGAGGACGCGCGCGAGGTGCGCGCCAAGCAGTGGGACCTGAGCTACATCGCGCTCGACGGCGACATCGGCTGCATGGTCAACGGCGCCGGGCTCGCGATGGCGACCATGGACCTGGTGCAGCTGCACGGCGGCCGGCCGGCGAACTTCCTCGACGTCGGCGGTACCGCGACCAAGGAGCGCGTGGCCGAGGCGTTCAAGATCATCCTCGACGACAAAAACGTGAAGGGCGTGCTGGTCAACATCTTCGGCGGCATCGTGCGCTGCGACATCATCGCCGACGGTGTGGTCGGCGCGGTGGCGGAGGTCGGCATCAAGGTGCCGGTCGTCGTGCGCCTCGAAGGCACCAACGCCGAACTCGGGCGCGACATCCTGCGCAAGAGTGGACTCACCATCATCGCCGCCGAAGGTTTGAACGAGGCGGCAGAGAAGATCGTTTCGGCGGTGAAGCGGGGCAGGCCATGAGCGTTCTGGTCGACAAGAATACGCGTGTCATCTGCCAGGGCTTCACCGGCAAGCAGGGCACCTTCCACACCGAGCAGGCGCTGGCCTACGGCACGCGCATGGTCGGCGGCGTCACGCCCGGCAAGGGCGGCCAGACCCACCTCGGCCTGCCGGTGTTCGACACCGTGC from Gammaproteobacteria bacterium harbors:
- the sucC gene encoding ADP-forming succinate--CoA ligase subunit beta, with amino-acid sequence MNLHEFQAKALLAEYGVAVPAHRVVSQADEAKAALDALGGSDWVVKAQVHAGGRGKAGGVKRVRSREEAITAIRALLGTRLVTYQTNADGQPVNEILIEKPSAVARELYLGMVVDRAQRKAVLMASTEGGVDIETVAANSPDKILRAAIHPLVGLQPYQCRELAFGLGLNGEQMKQFQTIAMGLARMFRERDLSLLEINPLAVTDAGDLLCLDAKINVDDNALYRQKPLAAQRDLRQEDAREVRAKQWDLSYIALDGDIGCMVNGAGLAMATMDLVQLHGGRPANFLDVGGTATKERVAEAFKIILDDKNVKGVLVNIFGGIVRCDIIADGVVGAVAEVGIKVPVVVRLEGTNAELGRDILRKSGLTIIAAEGLNEAAEKIVSAVKRGRP
- the lpdA gene encoding dihydrolipoyl dehydrogenase, which produces MKDRYDVIVIGAGPAGYVAAIRAAQLGKSVACVDDWTNPAGESALGGTCLNAGCIPSKVLLEASEVYDKARHEFADYGVRVEGIGLDLEAMMARKDRVVSELTRGIASLFEANGIQRIEGRGKLLSGCRVEVTSLRLNVAVVLEAEYVILAAGSKPARLAVAPLHEDLIVDSTGALAFASVPKRLGVIGAGVIGLELGAVWRRLGSEVILLEAQPDFLSMCDRQIAQEALRQYRKQGLDIRLGARVTACALEGGRVDIDYQDGEGEHREVVDRLIVAVGRQPNTDGLCAPDAGLLLDNGGFVHVDEQCRTNLPGVYAIGDLVRGPMLAHKGSEEGIMVAELIAGHRAQVNYATIPSVIYTRPEIAWAGLTEQALKAADRPYRAGVFPFAANGRARALGETGGFIKVLADAATDRILGVHMIGAHCSELLAGAVIAMEFGASSEDLAATMFAHPTLSEALHEAALDVGGLAIHRASPRKVRREE